One segment of Streptomyces sp. NBC_01463 DNA contains the following:
- a CDS encoding MFS transporter, whose product MPARVGVAMAGLGLVRLVHAATGSFAVAGLVTGSFAVAETLAGPQSARLMDRFGQPRVLVPLLCAHAGALAALVALVLTAAPTVSLMAAALAAGATVPPFGALSAARWSALLHGRPELTPAFALEALSNDAAFLLGPALAVLTATYLHPAAGTVLAGTLVVGAGLVFAALRGTAPAPTAAARNRTSTARGTRGALLTRSFGTLLAVNLALGVFFGSMQVSVSAFAEVHHAAAAAGVLYGLMSAASLLSGLVYGRFRRRTPPAAQLPLILTLLAAASMLPLLAGAPWQLALTLLLPGAGVAPCIIVSSMLVESVVDRSVLTQAFTWTNSASAAGIAASAAVAGRLVDGPGGARAGFAVPLIALTATAVLVRSGRHALMRAGRPAPPPADAWPATPGPG is encoded by the coding sequence ATGCCGGCCCGGGTCGGGGTCGCCATGGCCGGCCTCGGTCTCGTCCGGCTGGTCCATGCCGCGACGGGATCCTTCGCCGTGGCCGGCCTGGTCACCGGCTCGTTCGCCGTGGCCGAGACCCTGGCGGGTCCGCAGTCGGCCCGTCTCATGGACCGGTTCGGCCAGCCACGCGTCCTCGTCCCCCTCCTGTGCGCCCACGCCGGGGCACTGGCCGCCCTGGTCGCGCTGGTGCTGACGGCCGCCCCCACGGTGTCGCTGATGGCGGCCGCCCTCGCCGCCGGGGCGACCGTCCCGCCGTTCGGTGCGCTCTCCGCCGCCCGCTGGTCGGCCCTGCTGCACGGCCGCCCCGAACTCACCCCGGCCTTCGCACTGGAAGCGCTCAGCAATGACGCCGCCTTCCTTCTGGGCCCCGCCCTCGCGGTGCTGACGGCGACGTACCTGCACCCGGCCGCGGGCACGGTGCTGGCGGGAACGCTCGTCGTCGGTGCCGGACTTGTCTTCGCGGCGCTGCGGGGGACGGCTCCTGCGCCGACGGCGGCGGCCCGGAACCGTACGTCCACGGCACGAGGCACGAGAGGCGCCCTTCTCACCCGGAGCTTCGGCACGCTCCTGGCGGTCAACCTGGCCCTGGGGGTCTTCTTCGGCTCCATGCAGGTCTCGGTGAGCGCCTTCGCCGAGGTCCATCACGCCGCCGCGGCCGCCGGGGTGCTGTACGGACTGATGAGCGCGGCGAGTCTGCTGTCGGGCCTGGTCTACGGGCGGTTCCGCCGGCGCACACCACCCGCGGCCCAGCTCCCCCTGATCCTGACGCTCCTGGCCGCCGCGTCGATGCTGCCGCTGCTGGCGGGCGCCCCCTGGCAGCTCGCCCTCACCCTGCTGCTCCCCGGTGCGGGCGTCGCGCCGTGCATCATCGTCTCCTCGATGCTCGTCGAGTCGGTCGTGGACCGGTCGGTCCTGACCCAGGCCTTCACCTGGACGAACTCCGCAAGCGCCGCGGGCATCGCCGCGTCCGCCGCCGTGGCCGGCCGGCTCGTCGACGGTCCCGGCGGTGCCAGGGCGGGCTTCGCCGTCCCCCTCATCGCCCTGACCGCGACGGCGGTCCTGGTCCGGTCCGGCCGCCACGCCCTCATGCGGGCCGGTCGGCCGGCCCCGCCGCCCGCTGATGCATGGCCAGCCACACCCGGTCCCGGGTGA